One genomic region from Mangifera indica cultivar Alphonso chromosome 17, CATAS_Mindica_2.1, whole genome shotgun sequence encodes:
- the LOC123200434 gene encoding hydroxyproline O-arabinosyltransferase 1-like isoform X3, with amino-acid sequence MGCGNLFYILLVTFSVALITYNIIISPNAPLKQELPGPLKSSSISLDPVIKMPLDRSRNYGKKRLFHTAVTASDSAYNTWQCRIMYYYWFKKFRDGPNSEMGGFTRILHSGKADKFMDEIPTFVAQPLPPGTDQPPWDTEVGNEYIIHYTYGCDYDMMGKLTYAKIGEWRFDKRSCDNVVPLKNLPLPPPGVPESAALLKN; translated from the exons ATGGGGTGTGGAAATTTGTTCTACATCCTACTCGTTACATTCTCTGTCGCTCTAATTACATACAACATAATAATCTCACCTAATGCTCCTTTGAAGCAAGAGCTCCCTGGTCCATTAAAATCGTCATCAATATCACTGGACCCTGTCATCAAGATGCCGCTGGACAGATCACGAAACTATGGTAAGAAGAGATTGTTTCACACAGCGGTTACAGCATCCGATTCTGCGTACAACACGTGGCAGTGCAGAATCATGTACTACTACTGGTTCAAAAAGTTCAGGGACGGTCCCAATTCTGAGATGGGTGGCTTCACCAGGATCTTGCACTCTGGTAAAGCTGATAAGTTCATGGATGAGATCCCTACTTTTGTCGCCCAACCTTTGCCACCTGGAACGGATCAG CCTCCTTGGGATACTGAAGTTGGCAACGAGTACATAATCCATTATACTTATGGATGTGACTATGATATGATG GGTAAGTTGACTTATGCTAAGATTGGAGAATGGAGGTTCGACAAAAGATCTTGCGATAATGTTGTACCACTGAAGAACCTGCCCCTGCCTCCACCCGGTGTCCCGGAAAGTGCG Gctctcttaaaaaattaa
- the LOC123200434 gene encoding hydroxyproline O-arabinosyltransferase 1-like isoform X1, whose amino-acid sequence MGCGNLFYILLVTFSVALITYNIIISPNAPLKQELPGPLKSSSISLDPVIKMPLDRSRNYGKKRLFHTAVTASDSAYNTWQCRIMYYYWFKKFRDGPNSEMGGFTRILHSGKADKFMDEIPTFVAQPLPPGTDQPPWDTEVGNEYIIHYTYGCDYDMMGKLTYAKIGEWRFDKRSCDNVVPLKNLPLPPPGVPESAVCLISFVKPDSSYNWYITEIYQDWFLGVIRLS is encoded by the exons ATGGGGTGTGGAAATTTGTTCTACATCCTACTCGTTACATTCTCTGTCGCTCTAATTACATACAACATAATAATCTCACCTAATGCTCCTTTGAAGCAAGAGCTCCCTGGTCCATTAAAATCGTCATCAATATCACTGGACCCTGTCATCAAGATGCCGCTGGACAGATCACGAAACTATGGTAAGAAGAGATTGTTTCACACAGCGGTTACAGCATCCGATTCTGCGTACAACACGTGGCAGTGCAGAATCATGTACTACTACTGGTTCAAAAAGTTCAGGGACGGTCCCAATTCTGAGATGGGTGGCTTCACCAGGATCTTGCACTCTGGTAAAGCTGATAAGTTCATGGATGAGATCCCTACTTTTGTCGCCCAACCTTTGCCACCTGGAACGGATCAG CCTCCTTGGGATACTGAAGTTGGCAACGAGTACATAATCCATTATACTTATGGATGTGACTATGATATGATG GGTAAGTTGACTTATGCTAAGATTGGAGAATGGAGGTTCGACAAAAGATCTTGCGATAATGTTGTACCACTGAAGAACCTGCCCCTGCCTCCACCCGGTGTCCCGGAAAGTGCGGTATGTTTAATCTCATTTGTAAAACCGGATTCCTCCTACAATTGGTATATTACAGAAATATATCAAGATTGGTTTCTTGGAGTGATCAGGctctcttaa
- the LOC123200434 gene encoding hydroxyproline O-arabinosyltransferase 1-like isoform X2 — MGCGNLFYILLVTFSVALITYNIIISPNAPLKQELPGPLKSSSISLDPVIKMPLDRSRNYGKKRLFHTAVTASDSAYNTWQCRIMYYYWFKKFRDGPNSEMGGFTRILHSGKADKFMDEIPTFVAQPLPPGTDQGKLTYAKIGEWRFDKRSCDNVVPLKNLPLPPPGVPESAVCLISFVKPDSSYNWYITEIYQDWFLGVIRLS; from the exons ATGGGGTGTGGAAATTTGTTCTACATCCTACTCGTTACATTCTCTGTCGCTCTAATTACATACAACATAATAATCTCACCTAATGCTCCTTTGAAGCAAGAGCTCCCTGGTCCATTAAAATCGTCATCAATATCACTGGACCCTGTCATCAAGATGCCGCTGGACAGATCACGAAACTATGGTAAGAAGAGATTGTTTCACACAGCGGTTACAGCATCCGATTCTGCGTACAACACGTGGCAGTGCAGAATCATGTACTACTACTGGTTCAAAAAGTTCAGGGACGGTCCCAATTCTGAGATGGGTGGCTTCACCAGGATCTTGCACTCTGGTAAAGCTGATAAGTTCATGGATGAGATCCCTACTTTTGTCGCCCAACCTTTGCCACCTGGAACGGATCAG GGTAAGTTGACTTATGCTAAGATTGGAGAATGGAGGTTCGACAAAAGATCTTGCGATAATGTTGTACCACTGAAGAACCTGCCCCTGCCTCCACCCGGTGTCCCGGAAAGTGCGGTATGTTTAATCTCATTTGTAAAACCGGATTCCTCCTACAATTGGTATATTACAGAAATATATCAAGATTGGTTTCTTGGAGTGATCAGGctctcttaa
- the LOC123200831 gene encoding uncharacterized protein LOC123200831, whose product MANPQEKLASIDQTTPLADNYNHLGENDQCTEEAAVKTCGYCGCFGELCFTWQRSNTSGCTNRSLLHRRQQEEGEMRESWWKKRVKKVKEISEFIAGPEWKTLIRRISNSLNEINMKRKSHMQFQYDPQSYRLNFDDGSDYGL is encoded by the coding sequence ATGGCGAATCCACAAGAGAAACTAGCGTCGATTGACCAAACGACGCCGTTGGCAGACAATTATAATCATCTTGGAGAAAATGATCAGTGCACCGAAGAGGCGGCTGTGAAGACTTGCGGTTACTGCGGCTGTTTCGGAGAACTTTGCTTCACGTGGCAGCGAAGCAACACGAGTGGCTGTACGAATAGAAGTCTGCTTCATCGACGACAACAAGAAGAGGGGGAGATGCGAGAAAGTTGGTGGAAGAAAAGAGTGAAGAAGGTGAAGGAGATATCAGAGTTTATAGCAGGGCCAGAATGGAAGACTTTAATTAGAAGAATTAGTAATAGTCTAAATGAAATTAACATGAAGAGAAAGAGCCATATGCAGTTTCAGTACGATCCTCAAAGTTATAGACTTAATTTCGATGATGGGTCAGATTATGGTCTCTGA
- the LOC123200433 gene encoding homeobox protein knotted-1-like 3 isoform X1 encodes MAFHHNHLSQDLPLHHFTDQQQPQQQQQQSISETTAPSWLNSALLRTQQPPAQPHFTDTNFLNLRTTANNNNNNTASDSDASQTPNQWLSRSSSSLLHRNHSDVIDDVNPTNDSIIAAVESVDLKNSNSENMNNNNNKSEGVVVESGDGMMNWQNARYKAEILTHPLYDQLLSAHVACLRIATPVDQLPRIDAQLAQSQHVVAKYSALGAGQAMVPDDKELDQFMTHYVLLLCSFKEQLQQHVRVHAMEAVMACWEIEQSLQSLTGVSPGEGTGATMSDDDDDQVDSDTNLFDGGLEGADTMGFGPLIPTESERSLMERVRQELKHELKQGYKEKIVDIREEILRKRRAGKLPGDTTSVLKSWWQTHSKWPYPTEEDKARLVQETGLQLKQINNWFINQRKRNWHSNPSTSTALKSKRKSNAGENNGDQFM; translated from the exons atggCGTTTCATCACAACCACCTCTCTCAAGACCTTCCGCTTCACCACTTCACCGACCAACAACAACCGCAACAGCAGCAACAACAAAGCATCTCGGAAACAACAGCTCCGAGTTGGCTCAACTCAGCACTCCTCCGTACGCAACAACCCCCGGCACAACCACACTTCACGGACACGAACTTTCTGAACCTCCGTACGACCgccaacaacaacaacaacaacacgGCTTCAGATTCTGACGCTTCTCAAACTCCCAACCAATGGCTCTCGCGCTCCTCATCATCGCTCTTACACCGTAACCACAGTGACGTAATCGACGACGTCAATCCAACCAACGACTCAATCATCGCGGCCGTTGAATCCGTCGATTTGAAAAACAGCAACAGCGAAAACAtgaacaacaataataataaaagcgAAGGAGTGGTTGTTGAGAGTGGTGACGGAATGATGAACTGGCAAAATGCGAGGTACAAGGCGGAGATATTGACGCATCCTTTGTACGACCAGTTACTGTCGGCACACGTGGCGTGTTTGAGGATCGCCACGCCGGTGGATCAGCTGCCGAGGATTGACGCTCAGTTGGCTCAGTCGCAGCATGTCGTGGCTAAGTACTCGGCCTTGGGCGCTGGTCAGGCCATGGTTCCCGATGATAAAGAACTCGATCAATTCATG ACACATTATGTTCTACTGCTTTGTTCGTTTAAAGAACAACTACAACAACATGTTAGGGTACATGCAATGGAAGCGGTAATGGCTTGTTGGGAGATTGAGCAATCTCTTCAAAGCTTAACAG GAGTTTCACCAGGTGAAGGTACAGGGGCAACTATGTCTGACGATGATGATGACCAAGTTGATAGTGATACCAACTTGTTTGATGGAGGTTTGGAGGGTGCAGACACCATGGGATTTGGTCCTCTCATACCAACAGAGAGTGAGAGATCCTTGATGGAGCGTGTGAGGCAGGAGCTGAAACACGAACTGAAGCAG GGTTACAAGGAGAAAATTGTGGACATAAGGGAAGAAATTTTGCGCAAGAGAAGAGCAGGAAAACTTCCTGGTGACACCACCTCTGTTCTAAAGTCTTGGTGGCAAACACATTCCAAATGGCCATACCCTACA GAGGAAGACAAGGCTAGGCTGGTGCAGGAGACAGGTTTGCAATTAAAGCAGATAAACAATTGGTTCATCAATCAGAGGAAGAGGAACTGGCACAGTAATCCTTCAACTTCTACAGCCTTGAAGAGCAAGCGCAAAAG TAATGCAGGTGAAAACAATGGTGATCAATTCATGTAA
- the LOC123200433 gene encoding homeobox protein knotted-1-like 3 isoform X2: MAFHHNHLSQDLPLHHFTDQQQPQQQQQQSISETTAPSWLNSALLRTQQPPAQPHFTDTNFLNLRTTANNNNNNTASDSDASQTPNQWLSRSSSSLLHRNHSDVIDDVNPTNDSIIAAVESVDLKNSNSENMNNNNNKSEGVVVESGDGMMNWQNARYKAEILTHPLYDQLLSAHVACLRIATPVDQLPRIDAQLAQSQHVVAKYSALGAGQAMVPDDKELDQFMTHYVLLLCSFKEQLQQHVRVHAMEAVMACWEIEQSLQSLTGVSPGEGTGATMSDDDDDQVDSDTNLFDGGLEGADTMGFGPLIPTESERSLMERVRQELKHELKQGYKEKIVDIREEILRKRRAGKLPGDTTSVLKSWWQTHSKWPYPTEEDKARLVQETGLQLKQINNWFINQRKRNWHSNPSTSTALKSKRKR, translated from the exons atggCGTTTCATCACAACCACCTCTCTCAAGACCTTCCGCTTCACCACTTCACCGACCAACAACAACCGCAACAGCAGCAACAACAAAGCATCTCGGAAACAACAGCTCCGAGTTGGCTCAACTCAGCACTCCTCCGTACGCAACAACCCCCGGCACAACCACACTTCACGGACACGAACTTTCTGAACCTCCGTACGACCgccaacaacaacaacaacaacacgGCTTCAGATTCTGACGCTTCTCAAACTCCCAACCAATGGCTCTCGCGCTCCTCATCATCGCTCTTACACCGTAACCACAGTGACGTAATCGACGACGTCAATCCAACCAACGACTCAATCATCGCGGCCGTTGAATCCGTCGATTTGAAAAACAGCAACAGCGAAAACAtgaacaacaataataataaaagcgAAGGAGTGGTTGTTGAGAGTGGTGACGGAATGATGAACTGGCAAAATGCGAGGTACAAGGCGGAGATATTGACGCATCCTTTGTACGACCAGTTACTGTCGGCACACGTGGCGTGTTTGAGGATCGCCACGCCGGTGGATCAGCTGCCGAGGATTGACGCTCAGTTGGCTCAGTCGCAGCATGTCGTGGCTAAGTACTCGGCCTTGGGCGCTGGTCAGGCCATGGTTCCCGATGATAAAGAACTCGATCAATTCATG ACACATTATGTTCTACTGCTTTGTTCGTTTAAAGAACAACTACAACAACATGTTAGGGTACATGCAATGGAAGCGGTAATGGCTTGTTGGGAGATTGAGCAATCTCTTCAAAGCTTAACAG GAGTTTCACCAGGTGAAGGTACAGGGGCAACTATGTCTGACGATGATGATGACCAAGTTGATAGTGATACCAACTTGTTTGATGGAGGTTTGGAGGGTGCAGACACCATGGGATTTGGTCCTCTCATACCAACAGAGAGTGAGAGATCCTTGATGGAGCGTGTGAGGCAGGAGCTGAAACACGAACTGAAGCAG GGTTACAAGGAGAAAATTGTGGACATAAGGGAAGAAATTTTGCGCAAGAGAAGAGCAGGAAAACTTCCTGGTGACACCACCTCTGTTCTAAAGTCTTGGTGGCAAACACATTCCAAATGGCCATACCCTACA GAGGAAGACAAGGCTAGGCTGGTGCAGGAGACAGGTTTGCAATTAAAGCAGATAAACAATTGGTTCATCAATCAGAGGAAGAGGAACTGGCACAGTAATCCTTCAACTTCTACAGCCTTGAAGAGCAAGCGCAAAAG GTGA
- the LOC123200704 gene encoding aberrant root formation protein 4-like — protein MCFWVGLVQMDHIFEQVQVAVPVILKVLKDVFSESEDESIEPLFESAIGIADSICAICSKLDGGANVKLCALLGLYVLQIMVLVSRSMECKVSKCVPLISHLSHFFPFCRLSYLSLITGCDVLHTMTNMIVGGWG, from the exons ATGTGCTTTTGGGTTGGACTTGTTCAAATGGATCATATATTTGAACAAGTGCAAGTTGCAGTTCCTGTTATCCTCAAGGTTCTAAAGGACGTGTTTTCAGAGTCAGAGGATGAAAGTATAGAACCCTTGTTTGAAAGCGCTATAGGCATTGCTGATTCTATCTGTGCAATTTGCTCTAAGCTG GATGGAGGAGCAAACGTAAAGCTGTGTGCTCTTCTTGGTCTATATGTTCTGCAAATAATG GTGCTTGTTTCAAGAAGCATGGAGTGCAAAGTCTCAAAATGTGTCCCTTTGATATCGCACTTGTCACACTTCTTCCCATTTTGCCGTTTATCATATCTTAGTTTAATAACTGGGTGTGATGTGCTGCATACTATGACTAACATGATTGTCGGAG GTTGGGGCTGA
- the LOC123200703 gene encoding uncharacterized protein LOC123200703, which produces MMMKDEWVRAAMTDDSVVVELLMGLKRTRRASMTTSVAKSAMVAAAALRWGIRQRRSRSLRCDRVKGDSTTNSMRASPTTPLSWSGGGGGGAASPSTTVDAFEEISRHQSFGTRSKGTGTNEFTSNPTKRSRRKKTFAELKEEESRLLKERIHLNKEIETLRATFKEESAKNDNLKRMKLDLGLHSAFKPDKVGSTLVHKRVVSSHDQLPSIGLPSSGSSETQKAIHQRNSISFLPDLNMMPSEDDSDSETLYGMS; this is translated from the exons atgatgatgaaggaTGAGTGGGTGAGGGCAGCGATGACGGATGATAGTGTTGTGGTGGAGCTGTTGATGGGGTTGAAGCGGACGCGACGGGCTTCTATGACGACGTCGGTGGCGAAATCCGCGATGGTGGCGGCAGCGGCTCTGAGGTGGGGGATACGACAGCGGAGGTCAAGGTCTTTAAGATGCGATAGGGTAAAAGGAGATTCGACGACGAACTCTATGAGAGCTAGTCCTACAACTCCGCTCTCATGGAGTGGCGGCGGAGGCGGCGGCGCTGCCTCTCCCTCCACCACCGTTGACGCCTTCGAAGAGATAAGCCGCCACCAAAGTTTTGGTACCAGATCCAAG GGCACTGGTACAAATGAATTCACTAGCAATCCCACTAAGAgatcaagaagaaaaaag ACATTTGCTGAACTTAAAGAGGAGGAAAGTCGGCTCTTGAAAGAAAGGATTCATTTGAATAAG GAGATAGAAACACTACGAGCTACTTTTAAGGAGGAAAGTGCCAAAAATGACAACTTGAAAAGAATGAAG CTGGATTTGGGATTACACTCTGCATTCAAGCCAGATAAAGTTGGTTCTACTCTGGTCCACAAGAGAGTAGTCTCTTCACACGATCAACTTCCTTCCATTGGTCTACCGTCATCGGGGTCCAGTGAGACACAGAAGGCTATACATCAGCGTAATAGCATATCCTTTTTACCTGATCTAAATATGATGCCATCGGAGGATGATTCTGACTCCGAAACTTTATATGGGATGAGTTGA
- the LOC123200994 gene encoding uncharacterized protein LOC123200994 → MSVAVLNPEDVLKENRISRRPLISSPSPKMKYPKQPYPSLNRSNRMQSTRSKRSPPPNQNASPPSRGVVAAPKLPAKNNLVMGQVKILKRGEELAKTTTEPVKNIAEKREDPDLGSTERLGPDPESVSIQIRLTELKDRVAPFYAGSAFITSPPPSSLPLPAFFTKKTVTVSHGDATTDLRRILKLDAL, encoded by the coding sequence ATGAGTGTGGCAGTTCTGAATCCGGAAGATGTTCTGAAAGAGAATCGAATCTCAAGGCGGCCGTTgatttcttctccttctcccaAGATGAAATACCCAAAACAGCCTTACCCTAGTTTGAACCGGTCGAACCGGATGCAATCTACCCGAAGTAAGCGGAGTCCGCCACCGAATCAAAACGCGTCGCCTCCCTCACGAGGCGTGGTGGCGGCACCTAAACTCCCCGCCAAAAACAATCTCGTGATGGGGCAAGTCAAGATCCTGAAACGTGGAGAGGAACTCGCGAAAACGACGACAGAGCCTGTGAAAAACATCGCCGAGAAGCGTGAAGATCCAGATCTGGGATCTACGGAGAGGTTGGGACCTGATCCCGAGTCGGTCTCAATTCAAATACGACTGACGGAGTTGAAGGACCGAGTTGCTCCTTTTTACGCCGGGTCAGCCTTTATTACTTCCCCACCTCCTAGTTCGCTTCCTTTGCCTGCTTTTTTCACGAAGAAGACAGTGACAGTCAGTCACGGCGACGCAACGACTGACTTAAGAAGGATTTTGAAGCTTGATGCATTGTGA
- the LOC123200832 gene encoding homogentisate geranylgeranyltransferase, chloroplastic-like has translation MVGKAKFFLRRVPEWEEMVLENGEERKLDAFYRFSRPHTVIGTIIGIISVSLLPVVNVGDLTPTFFMGLLKALVPSILMNIYIVGLNQLFDVEIDKVNKPYLPLASGEFSMRTGTAIVSTSLFISLGMGIISKSPPLLFALVIGGLLGTVYSVELPFLRWKRHPFLAASCILLVRALVIQLAFFVHTQKYVLRRPVVITKSLLFATVFMCFFSTGIALFKDIPDIDGDRDFGIQSFSLSLGQERVFWLCVQMLLMAYGAAIMVGASSSFLPTKFVTILGHCTLASALWLGARSIDLSSKASITWFYMFIWKLFYAEYFLIPFVR, from the exons GAAACTTGATGCATTTTATCGTTTCAGTCGTCCTCATACTGTTATTGGCACT aTTATAGGGATAATTTCGGTTTCTCTTCTTCCGGTAGTGAATGTTGGTGATTTGACTCCTACATTTTTCATGGGGTTGTTGAAG GCTTTGGTTCCCTCAATATTGATGAATATTTACATTGTAGGCTTGAACCAGTTGTTCGATGTTGAAATAGACAAG GTCAATAAGCCCTATCTTCCCCTCGCTTCTGGTGAATTCTCCATGAGAACTGGAACCGCAATTGTTTCCACATCTTTATTCATA aGTCTGGGTATGGGGATTATTTCTAAATCTCCACCATTGCTTTTTGCCCTAGTCATAGGTGGCCTGCTTGGAACTGTTTATTCCGTCGAG CTTCCCTTTCTCAGATGGAAGAGACACCCATTTCTGGCTGCAAGCTGCATCCTGCTTGTTAGGGCTCTTGTAATTCAACTTGCTTTCTTCGTACACACTCag AAATATGTGCTGCGTAGACCTGTGGTAATCACAAAATCATTGTTATTTGCTACCGTTTTCATGTGCTTCTTCTCTACTGGTATAGCACTATTTAag GATATACCTGATATTGATGGCGACAGAGATTTTGGCATCCAATCCTTCAGTCTCAGCCTAGGTCAAGAAAGA GTGTTCTGGCTTTGTGTTCAAATGTTGTTGATGGCTTATGGAGCTGCTATAATGGTGGGAGCTTCTTCATCTTTCCTACCAACCAAGTTTGTCACG ATATTGGGCCACTGCACGCTTGCATCGGCTCTGTGGCTTGGAGCTCGATCTATTGATCTTTCGAGTAAAGCATCAATAACTTGGTTTTACATGTTCATTTGGAAG TTATTTTATGCTGAGTACTTCCTTATTCCTTTTGTACGCTAA